A genome region from Flavobacterium sp. includes the following:
- a CDS encoding bifunctional helix-turn-helix transcriptional regulator/GNAT family N-acetyltransferase: protein MNTVTSKIRSFNRFYTAHLDILSQHYLDSDYSLTEVRILYEISENKIITAQKLTEILNLDKGYVSRILKRFLKDDLIVKVSSSEDKRAFNIKLSDLGKELLSSLNAKVDEQIDHKIDKLNFFEKENLVNSMHAVKNLLSENKPLKSDITYRHEINPGDIGYIIYLHGFIYGNESNFSNEFEKYVIKTFYNFLENYSPEYDRIWMAEYNNKIVGCVAIQHQPENEAQLRWFLLDPSFRGLGIGKKLLTDAVDFCREKKFKNVFLLTTSMQDKALEMYKLAGFELNWSKEVQEWGKVFNEERYDLKLS, encoded by the coding sequence ATGAATACCGTCACTTCAAAAATCAGAAGTTTTAATCGCTTTTATACCGCTCATTTAGATATTTTAAGCCAGCATTATTTGGATAGTGATTATTCGCTGACCGAAGTCCGAATCCTTTACGAAATCAGCGAAAATAAAATCATTACAGCGCAAAAATTAACCGAGATTCTAAATCTCGATAAAGGATATGTAAGCCGGATTTTAAAACGTTTTTTAAAAGATGATTTAATTGTAAAGGTTTCTTCATCAGAAGATAAACGTGCATTTAATATTAAACTCAGCGATTTAGGAAAAGAATTACTAAGTTCATTAAATGCAAAAGTTGATGAGCAAATAGATCACAAAATAGATAAGCTGAATTTCTTTGAAAAAGAGAATCTGGTCAACTCCATGCATGCGGTTAAAAATCTTCTTTCAGAAAACAAACCTCTTAAAAGTGATATTACGTATCGCCATGAAATTAATCCGGGCGATATTGGTTATATTATTTATTTACATGGATTTATCTACGGAAATGAATCAAATTTTTCGAATGAATTTGAAAAATATGTTATTAAAACTTTCTATAATTTCTTAGAAAATTATTCTCCTGAATATGACCGAATCTGGATGGCAGAATATAATAACAAAATTGTAGGCTGTGTTGCCATTCAGCATCAACCTGAAAACGAAGCTCAATTGAGATGGTTTTTACTCGATCCGTCATTTCGAGGTTTGGGAATTGGTAAAAAGCTTTTAACTGATGCCGTTGATTTTTGTCGTGAAAAGAAATTTAAAAATGTTTTTCTGCTCACAACAAGCATGCAGGACAAGGCTCTTGAAATGTATAAACTTGCCGGTTTTGAACTTAACTGGTCTAAAGAAGTACAAGAATGGGGAAAAGTTTTTAATGAAGAACGTTATGATTTAAAACTGTCATAA
- a CDS encoding LpxA family transferase, giving the protein MIKPIEFIENFDTYFPDYINTEPWNIVNELDKILLEKIKNLSADYKIEGSIAIHKTAIIEEGITLKGTIIISEDCYVGAHAYLRGPILFGKSVKIGPGSEIKQSFISDNSAVAHFNYIGNSLIGQNINFEAGSICANHYNERKNKNISVKYKDNIINTNSDKFGSLLGDHSKVGANAVLSPGTILDKNTIVKRLQLIEQLIEE; this is encoded by the coding sequence ATGATAAAACCAATCGAATTTATAGAAAACTTTGACACTTATTTTCCGGATTATATAAATACAGAACCTTGGAATATTGTTAACGAACTGGACAAAATACTTTTAGAAAAAATAAAAAATCTTTCAGCAGATTATAAAATAGAAGGCTCAATTGCCATACATAAAACAGCTATAATAGAAGAAGGTATAACCTTAAAAGGAACAATTATTATATCAGAGGATTGTTATGTTGGTGCACACGCTTATTTACGCGGACCAATATTATTTGGAAAATCTGTAAAAATTGGTCCAGGTTCAGAAATTAAGCAGTCCTTTATTTCTGATAATTCAGCCGTGGCACATTTTAATTATATAGGAAATAGTCTCATTGGTCAAAACATAAATTTCGAAGCCGGTTCTATCTGCGCCAATCATTACAACGAAAGAAAAAACAAAAACATTTCAGTTAAATACAAAGACAATATCATCAATACAAATTCAGATAAATTTGGATCGCTGCTTGGAGACCATTCTAAAGTTGGTGCAAATGCCGTTTTGTCGCCGGGAACAATTTTGGATAAAAATACAATTGTGAAACGATTACAGTTGATTGAACAATTAATAGAGGAATAA